In a single window of the Verrucomicrobiota bacterium genome:
- a CDS encoding serine acetyltransferase: MNVTQLTNQLLASYARIGGINHLDGKNLPSKTAITGITVDLVRLLFPGFFDEKPLHSYELKVETAALMDSVLGRLEDEIYKSLEYAAPAGSKKRDFRPEARGLTVEFLAKLPALRELLQTDAEAAYNGDPAALSKDEVIVAYPFVEAIAVQRLAHQLFLSHVPLIPRIMTEWAHGRTGMDLHPGARIGTHFFVDHCTGTVVGETSVIGNHVKMYQGVGLVARSLSGGQALRGQKRHPTLEDHVTIYAGATIMGGDTIVGEGSTIAANVFLTSSVPPHSLVLSEEVKVRVLNKKGRAKGAAAPRRSDFEI, translated from the coding sequence GTGAACGTCACGCAACTCACGAACCAGTTGCTCGCGTCTTACGCGCGCATCGGGGGCATCAACCATCTCGACGGCAAAAACTTGCCGAGCAAGACGGCCATCACCGGCATCACGGTGGATTTGGTGCGGTTGCTTTTCCCGGGATTCTTCGATGAGAAGCCGCTCCACAGTTACGAGCTGAAAGTCGAGACGGCCGCGTTGATGGACTCCGTGCTGGGCAGGCTCGAGGACGAGATTTACAAGAGTCTCGAATACGCCGCGCCCGCCGGGTCGAAGAAAAGAGACTTCCGGCCCGAGGCGCGCGGCCTGACGGTGGAGTTCCTGGCCAAGTTGCCGGCCTTGCGTGAACTCCTTCAGACAGACGCAGAAGCCGCATACAACGGTGACCCCGCGGCCCTGAGCAAGGACGAGGTGATCGTGGCGTATCCGTTCGTGGAGGCGATTGCCGTGCAAAGGCTCGCCCACCAACTGTTCCTCAGCCATGTCCCGCTCATCCCGCGCATCATGACCGAGTGGGCTCACGGGCGCACGGGCATGGACCTTCACCCCGGCGCGCGCATCGGAACTCACTTCTTTGTGGATCACTGCACTGGAACCGTCGTGGGCGAAACCAGCGTGATCGGAAACCATGTGAAGATGTATCAAGGTGTCGGTCTTGTGGCGCGCTCTCTCTCAGGCGGGCAGGCGCTGCGAGGGCAGAAGCGCCATCCGACTCTGGAGGACCATGTCACGATTTACGCGGGGGCGACGATCATGGGTGGTGACACCATCGTCGGCGAGGGCAGCACGATCGCCGCGAACGTGTTCCTCACGTCGTCCGTTCCACCGCACTCGCTCGTGTTGAGCGAAGAAGTGAAAGTCCGCGTCCTCAACAAAAAGGGGCGCGCCAAGGGCGCCGCCGCCCCACGCCGTTCGGACTTCGAAATCTGA